A window of Fusarium fujikuroi IMI 58289 draft genome, chromosome FFUJ_chr10 genomic DNA:
GCGCTTCCATTCTTGAGTGTTTTAAGGGCACCAACCTCCGTCGAACCGAAATTGTAAGACATCTCTTTGTCGCTTGTTTGTCGCTTCACTCTAACTTATTTACAGAACTGCGTTGTCTGGGCCGCCCAAATCCTCTGCGGAAACGCCATTCTCggcttcgtcgtcgtcttcctccaAGCCGCAGGCTGGTCCCAGGTCCAGTCATTCAACCTTAACATCTCCCTCTCCGCATGCTACATCATCGGCGGTATGATCTGCTGGGTTCTCTTCCCTCGATTTGGGCGTGCGACTATTTATATGAGTGGTCTTGTGTTCATGTTCTGCTGCCTTATTGCCATCGGAGCTCTCGGATGGTCCACCAGCAAAGACGCCTACCTTGCTGTTGGCCTACTGTTTGTGGTGTCAACTCTTTGCAACATGATCACTATTGGCCCCGTGTGCTATCCCATTGTGGCTGAGACCCCTTCAGGAAGGCTTAGGTATAAGACTATCGTCATTGGGAGGTTTGTGTATAACCTTactgccatcttcaacaactcgGTGACACCAAGGATGATTTCTGCATCCGGTAAGTTCATCCACGTTAGAGGTTTAGAAGAGAAGCTAACGATACGCGCAGGATGGGGCTGGGGTGCGAAAACAGGGCTTTTCTACGCCGGAACTAACGCACTTTGTCTCATCTGGTGCTGGTTCCGTCTTCCCGAGACAAAGGACCGCACGTTTGGTGAGATCGACATTTTGTTTGAGAACAGAGTACCAGCAAGAAAGTTCAAGTATACCAAAGCTGACCGTGAGCATTCCCTTATTCGATTGTTTCCGGAACAGGCTTGCTAATGTTGTCGCTAGAATTTGCCCTTGAGAGTGACTATGTATCGGAAAAGGTTGGGCCTGCTGTCGATCATAAGGATTAAAATAGTCCCTGTATCATCTCAAGCATCGCTGGAAAATGATCTAGCGGCGGGTTGGGCAGATAGAAATTGGCGGCAATCTAATTTGGGATTCATTTGGCGTACCTTGCATTCCAGGGTAAGCCTGTTATTGTACATCAGAATTGAGATATTTAGTCCATCTCTACGGCCATTTAATGCCTAACCAATTGCTTTTCAAAATATGTATACCTATTCACCCATTTATTCTTGCCTTTCTTCCAATAGTGCGGCGACATTTGCTGGCTTGCTGCGTCTAGACCGCCAGTATGACGTGGCCCAGTGCACAAAATAAATTTGATGAGAGAGTAGCGGCGTGTATTTTCTGGCACCTTATGGTTGAAATGCTGACAGTGGCGAGACTGTCGTATCTCCTTCTGGGCACAATCTCAAGAGAGATATAAGCTACGGTAATGGCCCATTGTAAGCTACTTCACATGAAATCACATGTGCAATCGTTGTCAAATTTGATCCATTGAGGCTTTGTTGCTGTTCAGTGGAGTGAGACCGATGAACTAATTGGATAGTGCTTGACCCGCCCTGTAACACCTCGACGTAACCCCGCCTTTTCGGAGTCCGCCGAAGGTTGTTTGTTATCTGTCATATCTTATCAGCAGCATTTAAGCCAACAACTGCAACAACAAAGCAGCACAAAACAAACACCAAATACTTGAACTACTCAAAAAAATTTACTTCAAAATGGATAGCGACCTCAAGTACCTTCTCTCCCTCCAAGCCGTCCGAGACCAAGCGTCCAAGGTCTTTGAATCAGCAAAGCAAGGGAATCTGAAGCACTTCGACTATGACGAAAGCCGGATGGGAGCGGTCGCTGACTATGTATCCAAAGTTATTGATGTGAGTAATACTAAATCCTCAGAGATAACTTCAGAGCTAATAGGATCAATCTCTAGCGTGACTTTGGACCTGACAAGTACGACACTATCCCCCCTCATGGTCGCTGGCAGCATTTCGAGGTTGGAGACGTCGCACGCGTCGATGCCCTCGTGAAGCGATGGTCAAGCGAAGATGCGGTCGATCAGACCGAAATCACTCGACGGTTGGTCGATTTGTTCTTTGTGTCGGTTCTTCTTGACGCTGGGGCGGGTGATGTCTGGCGGTTCAAAGAGCCTGAGACTGGTCAGGTTGTCGTTAGAAGTGAGGGCATCGCTGTGGCGTCGCTTCACATGTTTGCAGCTGGATCTTTCAGTTCTGACAGCtctctcaaggagaaggtcgATGGTATGTTTTGTGCAAGGTTCCTGTTTTCTTGGACTAATTGGCTGTCGTAGCGAAGGGCTTGATTGAACTGCAAGACAGCAGCTTCGAACAGCATTTCCAGGTATATCCTGAGAATCCTATGGTTGGAGTATCGTCGCGGGTGAAGCTACTTCAGGCTGTTGGTTCCAATTTGTTGAAGCACCCTGCAGTTTTCGGAGAGCTCGGCCGCCCAGGAAACTTAGTCGGTGAGTAAGCACGGGCAGATAGTGAATATTCGAGGCTGACGTTAGCTTTTAGACTACCTCACATCCAAGGCCTCCGGATCCAAGACTCTTGACTACGAACAGCTTTGGTTCTGTCTTCAGGACCTCCTCATCCCTTCGTGGCCCGGAAACCGCACCGTTTTCAATGGCCAACCCATTGGAGACGCATGGCCTCTCCAACTTCTATCCGAAATCGCCGACAGCAATGGCGATAAGGACCCCAAGAGCAAGATCCAGCCCTTTCACAAGCTCACTCAATGGTTGGCCTACTCGCTCTCCGTCATCTTCGAAAGACAGCTAGGCTTCACCTGGAAGAACATGCATCTGGGCACCGGACTGCCTGAATACCGAAACGGCGGATTATTCGTCGATCTCGGggtcttgaagctgaagcctgATGACTTGAAAGCTGGAAAGGAAAGCTCGGGACAAGAGCTTCCGCAGTTTGAAGCCTCTGATGATGTTATCGTTGAGTGGCGTGCTCTGACTGTCGCACTGCTGGATGAACTCCACAAGAtgctcaaggagaagtacGAACCTCGTGGAGTCAGTCTGAGTCTTCTTCAGATGTTGGAAGCGGGAAGTTGGAAGTCTGGACGGCTTTTGGCTGCCGAGCTGCGACCTGAGACTAAGTGTAGTCCCATTCTGGTCATTAGTGATGGTACGCTGTACTAGTCGTGGCCAACTAAACGTAATATGCCCTGCTGCACTACAAAGAGAGCAATTGAGTGGCAATATgaaataatttaaaaaaaaaaaaaaaaaaaaaacaaacaaGTTGGTAGAGCTGGTGTCGTTCACCAGGAGCTGTGCATAGATCAGAGCGGAGAACTCCGTCGGACGTGGCCGAATCCTGTATAAGGTTCCTGAAGGAACATTACACACGGTGGAGGTTCGATAAAAATGGCTAGCATTCTTGAGACAATGAAAGTGCTCCAGAAGCGAACGTGATAAGGCATTCGGCCTTCACCGTACTAAATACGAGGTATGGATGTAGAAAGTTTCAGCTATGAGATGAAGCTTCTGAGATTCATGCAAAATGAAAATATTTCCTTATAGTTGTCAACCCAATGGGTCTCCTCTAGAAGCTTTATGTGCGCACTCTGGTTACGTGTTTGTAAAGTTCTCCTTTATCCTTCATCTGGAGACTTACCCTATTTGCCCCGGCGGTTCTATGCATACATGACTAGAGTGCTGTCACGTCTGTGGATTCAGGACCACGCAGTACTAGAAATCTCATAGAGGTAATACATTGAGGTATTCTACTACATAAGGAGGGACTATCAAGTTTACTTGATAGAAGGCTCATATAGTGGCTCTCCAGCACCGCTCAGTTACCGAAATGGGCGCCAACGCACAGCCTTTGGTCGAATATGTCCAAGCACCAAGCAAGATGCTTTTTCTTGCTGTGACTCACTGACAGTGGGTCATGTTTCATCCCAAAATACTACGGCCGTGAAAAGTTTATTTCCACCTTTGCTACACCACCCAATTGCAGGCCATATAGCCTAGAAGAGAAACTCAATATCACcatttaaggttattttatcTCGTCACTATCTCACGAATGAGTCAAGGCCTCCTCTATCACTACACCTGAGTCACGCTATACGTATATATAAAGATTCACTGAATATCTTGCTTCTGCTCTTTGTCAATCTTGTGCATACCAACATGACACCACAGCTACCACATACCATTCCCGGTGGCATCGACCATTTCGGTGACCTCCCGCTGGAACTTAATGTCCAAATCATGGAGCTACTTCCTCTTGATGACTTATGCTCTCTTACCAGAGCGTCGCCTGCAGCGTGGCGGTCTTTTCGACTGGATCACTCTTTCATTCTGAGGCCCCATATAAAGCAATTCTACGACCACTACGGCGATCCAGCTGCCGCACCACTACTCAAACTGCTTATTCGCCTTCGATCTCTACGAAACCaaatgaagaggaagcctAAGATagatgttgagaagagatTAAAACCAACCCTTGATTCTATTCTCTCTTTGGACTTCATGGAAGTACCTTCGGGATGGGACTCAAATCTCCAGGCTCTGAGTGCAGCAAAGGCATTGATTCCTGAACTGCGGGACATATTCGACCTATGGAATAATCGGACTCTAAGTATTGCCCCGTATAAGGAGCTTGACAAAGTTCCTCGATGGGAATGCTGGAGATTCGTTGAGTCCTTGCTCCGATTCGAATGCTGCTGTTGTATTCTTTCCCATCCAGAAGGGCTTTTATTTCAAGATATGCTTCAACTTAAACATGTCTTTCTCAAACCGCTGATTGCTGCCACAGAAACCCTGCTTCCTAGCGACCTACGGCCTTGGGGCTTGCTCGAGGGGATAATGGAGAGTACGATGACCCAAATATCCTGgactgaggaagaggccaTATTACCAACAGAGTTTAATTTCGAAACTCCAAAATATTTCAGAAAATGGTTCGAGCCTATAGTCAAAACCGTTGACAAATCACTCCGTAAAGAATGGGGTAGAACGATCAAGGGTCGCAAGAAACAGTCACTTACTGTGGAGGAGTCTGAAATCAAGCAATTTCTCCAGCGAAAGGGAAGTGAAGATAAACATCTGTGTTATCACCTCACCCTCCAAGGGAACACTTCCTTGGAAGGATACATCGCGAAAAGGAACTTTTCGGCTCTCATCTCAGTCTAAAGGGAAACCATCTTCTGACACATCTCTGGAGCCTGAAACCTCACGCGCGAAGCATCTCTATCGTCAAAGAATTCTCCAACTTTCTCGCCTCTCATCCTTTTTGCGACTCAATCTACCCTGGCAATCTAGAGAAGATGAAATTTATTCATGAAACCTAGCGATTTAATAGGCGTCTTTTCGAGGAAGAATAGTGGGCTCGGAGTCTGCATCACGATTCTCAAACCAAGTTACCAGGTGCGAGGTTCGAGCTCGTACGGCGAGAGCAAACCCCAGGTACGTTACAGACAGGCTAAGGGCAAGCCACTTGCCTACAGCTCACTATGGGAGAGAATACATGCGATGGGGGAATCAGTCGCCCGGCTAATCAACTGAAACCAACACGGACACAGAAGTAGCTAAGCAATGTTTACGATGCAATTCGATCGGCCTTCTGATTAGTCAGATCGTGGATAAATATAGAAGATTTATTCCTTCACTATTATGAACAAGATTTTGGCACACCTATGAGCGATCAAGAACTATAGGCAGGATTATCTCGAAGATCTCAAGAAGCCAATGGCCCGCACGTTTCGTCCAGCGAATCATTCCAAAATGTTCTACATTTTATATACAGGAAGTCTGTGGTATCATGACTCTGCTATTGAACAGCCTAATGGCGCCCCCCATCTATTTCACAGTCTACTAAAAGAAGATTGAGCATGGATAGTTACCAGTTTATAACATAATACTCAGAGTGTGAGTAACTACAATTGATAGCCCATGAATCAAGCACGGGTCTGCTTGATATTGACCTTCTGTCCACAAGGCACAGTGAACTTCTCCCCCTTGACAACCTTTCCGTTCACCTTGATAACACTCTTCTCAAGAGGAGTGGGCAGAGGCCGAGGAAGGTAGACAGTTCCGTTGGTGTTACCATTCTTCGGTCCACGAACAGTCATCTGTAGAAGACCAGACTTGAACTTCCAATCGACCTCAACGTTTCCATGCTCAGTAGGAACCCTACCCTTAGCCCACTCCAGACCCAAAGTAAGAGGCTTAACATCCCACTTCTTGTAACCAGGTTCGACAGCCTGAACACCGAGAACATGTCGACTCAGCTCAGCAGTAGGTCCAGAAGCCCAGCCGTGACAGAGAGAAGTGATTATTCCCAGACCAGGTGTACCATCGGGGTCAAGAGTCTCCCAGAAGCAGTTGGTGTAGTTGGCGTGGGCAGGGTTTGCCATGGGAGCCCAAAGACTCTTCAACAGTCGCTTGACAATCACGTCATCGTCGGACTCGAAGGCAGCGCGGAGATGGTAGGCGGAAGAGTAGGGGCTGATCTTCTGAGCGAAACCAGATTTGGCGGTAGCGTTGCTGAAGGCCAGAGGACCAGCCTTGAGCTGAAGTTCCTTGTTCATGGTAGAGAGCAGAGAGGTGGCGGAGATGTTGTGGCTCTGGGGAATACCAGCGAGGATGGCGAGAGCGTTGGCGTCTTGAGCGAAACCAGTGGTAATCTCATTGGACAGAGCATAAGCTTGAAGGGTATCGTTCCAGAGGTTGGAGTGAATAGCCTTTCGCAGCTTATCGAGGCGAGTCTGGTAGACAGTCGTGTTGACACCAGCATCCTTGAGTAGAGGCTGAGTCTGCTGCAAGCTGTAGGCGTAGAGCGCGTTGAACTTGGAGCTCGCGCCGGTCTGGGGAGGATCGTAGTAGTTCCAGTCTCCAGTGAAAGCAGGGTCGTCGAGTGTGAAAAGACCATTCTTCAACTGGGAGTGAGCCCAGTCCAGCATAGCCGTAGTGCGAGGAGCCCACTCCTTAGCAAACTCTTTATCACCCAGGACCTCGTAGTTCTTAGCAAGCGCGTTGAGAAAGTTGAATGAGTAGCCGATAAGACCAGTGATGTTGACGTCGAGAATTCCCTTGAGAGGTTCTTGCTCGATCTTGGCGGTCGGGATGAAGAATCCGGGTGTCGCCTGGTAGGAGCCGAGAAGGTCGAGCGAGCCCTCAACGAAAGACTTGCCGTAGGTGCTGGCATAGGTCGAGCTTAGTGCAACGTCGAGATCGCCAGTGTATGCAATTCTATCGCGTCTGGAACCATCAACAATAGTATCGGCGGGGTTCGTTCCCATGAAAAAGTCCTTCAAGAAGCTAGGATCGGTCAAATTGTTAGAGTAGATCTCAGTGCCGTCGAGAGTCGCAGCCTTGAGATTGCGGAAGTAAGCGGAGTGACCGAGAGGAGCGCCGAGGCCGAAGGATCCATAGAACTTGTCTGTCTGGGTGAAATCGAGAACAgtcttgttgttgacgaCAACAGAAATCTCGGTCATGTTCACCTTGGCATGCACAGACATCCATTCTCCGACCTTGGCATCAGCAGAAGACGGGATCGATCCGGACTTTGAAGCACCCGTAGCAGTGaccttgccagtcttgacgTCGCCAGTAACGATAATTGCTTCATTTAGAGTGTCTGACAGGACGGAGAAGGTGAATTCACCAGTGACAGGCTTGACCTGGAAGTCTAGCTGGTAGGCAGTCAACTGAGCGGCGGCAGCACTACCCAGCGCTTGAGGCGCAGAGCTCTCAACCAGAGATCCCTCCTTGGAAACCTGCCAGAAGTCGGGAATAGTTTTCTTGGGGATCTCAGTAAGCTGAGCGGTTCTGGCGCCCGTGAGCCAAATACGATTAAAGTCCTCATCAGAGCACTCAAAACCTCCGGGGAGCTTGGTGAGGGATGTGGTGTGAACGGTTGGTTTCACGCCGACCTTTCTGAGACGCAGCTCTCCATGCGAAGAGAGGTTCAGCTTCTGGTAGCGGAAAGCTCCCTGGACAAGACGGTGGTTGAAGGTCTCACGCTTGGAGATGTTGTATCGGTTCACGCGGTAGGTATCCATGGCAGCagccagaggaagaggcccATCACTCTAGATGGGAGTTAGTCTGCTGATAAAATAGTCACTCACTGTATTTACATACCTGGTAGTTGCTAAATGCGTACTTGGACTCTGCATAGGTGAGTTCAAAAGCCGAGGTATCACCAGAGGCAGAGACAACCTCAAAGGTAGGATGACCCTCGACATTCTCGCCATAATCGAGGATCATGATATGAGGTTTCTTTCCGTCAGATGAAAGAGATACCGTTCCTTTAGAACCGTAGATAACTTCATTCTTGTCCGCTCTTGCAACTGGCCCAGCCAGGGCTGAACCTGCTACGAGCAGTAGCGATGCCGCAGCTTGGAGAAGCATTAGGATATATCTTGGAAGATAAATGGTATAAGAAATTAGGAAAATTAGAGAAGGTAATTGAGATAAATAGTAAGAAATGTTAATGAGTGGTGTTGTATCAGATCTACTTAATTGGGAGACTATCTCTACTTATAACCAAACTTGCATCTGCAGATCGGTATTACATCTTCCATCTCTGTATATTCTTTTGCATGATGTAATGAGCCACTATACGGAGTAAACCGAGCCCTTTCATTTAAGCTCTGACCGTTCTGGTGGAGGGCCAAGAAGTGTATCTCGTGAACGAGGTTCTAGCAAAGAGCGAGGTTCGTTGCTGAAATGCTGAACGAGGAACGAGGTTCGCTCCCTATAGTTCGAAACCTAAACAAAGCGGGGTTTGCAGAAATTTACCGTCTTCTGATGGAGTCTTGAGTCAGTTTTCATTTTTGAGATCTCGTTACTGAGTAAGTTGGTTTGCCGTGCCTCAACTGCATATTTTACATACGAATGCGAAATTCCGGTAAATTTTGTGCCGAGAATTCGTAAGTCTGACCAAAATTGAACCCCTGTTTTACTATGATTGCTTGCGGCAACGTCAGCGCCCTTGTACTCCGTCGGTCTTTGGTCTTTAGGTCAGCACTAAACTCCAATATCTCCCAGTCCGGTCTAAGCCACATCCTCCGCGGGGACAGGATCAGCAGAGGCGTTACGAAATTTCTCGGTCTTTTCCCCACAGCCTCTTATGATTCGCTACCAAATTCGCTCCCGCTAACCGAGAGCGAGGTTTACTCAGCCTCGGTGTTTTAGCTTTGACCATCTTGCCAAGCTGTCCACCTAAATTGGTATACACTAGCTTAAGGTCCTCTGCCGTTGGCCCCCGCTCGTCATATATTACCTACCGTACTTTGCATCTCCATCTACCGAGTTCCTATGCTAAGTTCGAATTAACCATGTCGAAATCAAGATCTCAATCTCCGTCCAAAGGCAAGGAAGCGCAAGACACTGACAATGTCTTGGACATTCCTTGGGATGCGCCACCGCCGTACGAGCTACATTCCTCTGGGTCAGTCCTAGCTAGCACGTCGCGCGTGAATGGTATGATCcctttttatcttctttttaaaGCTATCGTGATGTTGACTGTGCCAAGACTATGGAAAGGTCGATATTGAGTTCTCGTCGCTGCAGCCCGACGAAGTCAatcgccttcttcctcccGACAAAGCCCAAGAAATTGAACcaagcagcagcttctccaCCGCTGCTCCCTCCGGGCCATGTCCAGCTCTTAATGTCGTCATTCAAGTTGTCGGTAGTCGAGGTAGTTTGACCATCTTCTCATTGCTGTCCAGGACTAATCAGATTAGGCGATGTTCAACCCTTCATCGCCCTCGGCGTCGCTCTACAGCGATACGGCCATCGCGTGCGACTAGCCACTCATGATACCTTTACAGATTTTGTTCGTTCATCTGGTCTAGAGTTTTACCCCGTCGGGGGAGACCCTGAAGATCTAATGGCTGTAAGACGACCAACTGATCTCACAGCGCCTGAGTGCTAATCGCATGGCTATAGTACATGGTCAAAAATCCCGGCTTGATTCCTTCCATGGAAAGTCTTCGAGGTGGCGATATCGGTCGAAAGCGCGTCATGATTCATGATATGCTGAGAGGCTTTTGGAGTTCTTGCGTCAAGCCCGACCCCGTATCAAATCGTCCCTTTGTCGCCGATGCTATCATCGCAAACCCGCCCAGTTTCGCCCACGTCCACTGCGCTCAAGCATTGGGTATCCCTCTTCACATGATGTTCACAATGCCCTGGACAGCGACGAAGTcatttcctcatcctctggcCAATATTCAGTCTCAAAATATGGATCCCAGGGCTTCCAACTACCTCAGTTACGGTGTTGTTGATCTAATGACTTGGCAAGGGTCAGTCTCCTACCGATTTTATTTTATCGTGCTTATGCTAACCTTCACAGACTTGGAGATGTCATCAACGCATGGAGAGTTAAGGACTTGCATCTGGACCCACTAGCCGCTGCTGTTGGGCCCGATATTGTTGGCCTGATGAAAGTACCATATACGTATTGCTGGTCACCAGCTCTAGTTCCGAAACCTAGTGACTGGGGAGAAAGCATTGGTATGTTTTTACAGGAGTTACGGATTTAGGTAGCGTGCTAATGTATACTCTAGATATTTGCGGATTCTTCATGCGAGACGAACCCGCCTATACTCCTCCCCAAGACCTAGCAGATTTTCTGGCACGGGGACCACCGCCAGTCTATATCGGCTTTGGAAGTATCGTCATCGATGACCCAACAGCTCTAAcaaacatcatcaaagaGTCGTGCAGGGTTGCAGGGGCCAGAGTGATTATATCTCGTGGCTGGAGCAAGCTAGGTGGTAATGACCCTAGCACTAACTCTGTCTTCTACTTGGGCGATTGCCCTCACGGTAAGTAGTTAGTCATCCCCAAGTCATGGGTCCATTATCTAAGCGTTTGGCAGAATGGTTGTTCAAGCgcgttgctgctgttgtccACCACGGTGGTGCAGGCACTACGGCTTGTGGCCTCGTTAATGGTCGGCCAACCACCATTGTACCATTCTTCGGCGAGTAAGTGTTATACCCATTCACTTCTCCAGATATTCATACTAACATCTCCGTAGTCAGCCCTTTTGGGGAAGTGTCGTTGCCTCCAACGGAGCAGGTCCATCACCTATCGCCTACAAGAGCATCTCCGTGGATAAGCTCAGTTCCGCAATCAAGTTCTGCCTCAGTCCCGAGGCTCAGGCTGCTGCCAACAGGATTGCGACAcagatgagagaagagagtggCGTTAACACCGCAGTCGACTCTTTCCATCGGCATCTACCCGTGGCCAACCTCACTTGCGATCTCATTCCGCACAATGCTGCTAAATGGCAGTACATAGGCAGGTCGAAGAAAGGTGATAAGGGCCATATTAGGTTATCGAACGCAGCCTTGAAAGTTCTTTTGGATGCCAAGAAAGCCAAATTGGCAGACTTTGAGCCGTAAGTTGTTGTAATATGGGTTTTCTAACTTCACTGACCGATTTTTTCCAGACTTCGACCGAAAGGGTACCTCGTTGAGAACGAACGCTGGGATCCTGTAACAGCTGGAGCATCCTCCGTGCTAGGCACTATGACAGACTTTACCTCTGCCTTAGGCGGTGCATTTATCGATCCCTTCAAAGACGTAAAGCGCGTCCGACCAGATGGCACGCGTCGCTCAGCCGGTACGGCGACAGCAGTTGCAAGCGGGAAAGCTCTGCAGGGCATGACGACCGCTGTGGTGAAGGGATCGCTCGTAGATGTCCCGTTGGCATTCGCTGAAGGATTTCGCAACACACCGCGACTGTACGGAGAAAAGGTCGCGGATTATGGTCCAGTCACGGATTGGAAGAGCGGTGGCACAGTTGCAGCAAAGGTATGTGTCACTACCCTCGAAGTTGATATGAGACACTTACGTGGATTAGAATTTTGGTTTTGGCTTCTACGAAGGCTTAACTGATATCGTAACGAAACCAATGAAAGGGgccaaagaagagggagCT
This region includes:
- a CDS encoding related to alpha-L-rhamnosidase C, which produces MLLQAAASLLLVAGSALAGPVARADKNEVIYGSKGTVSLSSDGKKPHIMILDYGENVEGHPTFEVVSASGDTSAFELTYAESKYAFSNYQSDGPLPLAAAMDTYRVNRYNISKRETFNHRLVQGAFRYQKLNLSSHGELRLRKVGVKPTVHTTSLTKLPGGFECSDEDFNRIWLTGARTAQLTEIPKKTIPDFWQVSKEGSLVESSAPQALGSAAAAQLTAYQLDFQVKPVTGEFTFSVLSDTLNEAIIVTGDVKTGKVTATGASKSGSIPSSADAKVGEWMSVHAKVNMTEISVVVNNKTVLDFTQTDKFYGSFGLGAPLGHSAYFRNLKAATLDGTEIYSNNLTDPSFLKDFFMGTNPADTIVDGSRRDRIAYTGDLDVALSSTYASTYGKSFVEGSLDLLGSYQATPGFFIPTAKIEQEPLKGILDVNITGLIGYSFNFLNALAKNYEVLGDKEFAKEWAPRTTAMLDWAHSQLKNGLFTLDDPAFTGDWNYYDPPQTGASSKFNALYAYSLQQTQPLLKDAGVNTTVYQTRLDKLRKAIHSNLWNDTLQAYALSNEITTGFAQDANALAILAGIPQSHNISATSLLSTMNKELQLKAGPLAFSNATAKSGFAQKISPYSSAYHLRAAFESDDDVIVKRLLKSLWAPMANPAHANYTNCFWETLDPDGTPGLGIITSLCHGWASGPTAELSRHVLGVQAVEPGYKKWDVKPLTLGLEWAKGRVPTEHGNVEVDWKFKSGLLQMTVRGPKNGNTNGTVYLPRPLPTPLEKSVIKVNGKVVKGEKFTVPCGQKVNIKQTRA
- a CDS encoding related to sterol glucosyltransferase, translating into MSKSRSQSPSKGKEAQDTDNVLDIPWDAPPPYELHSSGSVLASTSRVNDYGKVDIEFSSLQPDEVNRLLPPDKAQEIEPSSSFSTAAPSGPCPALNVVIQVVGSRGDVQPFIALGVALQRYGHRVRLATHDTFTDFVRSSGLEFYPVGGDPEDLMAYMVKNPGLIPSMESLRGGDIGRKRVMIHDMLRGFWSSCVKPDPVSNRPFVADAIIANPPSFAHVHCAQALGIPLHMMFTMPWTATKSFPHPLANIQSQNMDPRASNYLSYGVVDLMTWQGLGDVINAWRVKDLHLDPLAAAVGPDIVGLMKVPYTYCWSPALVPKPSDWGESIDICGFFMRDEPAYTPPQDLADFLARGPPPVYIGFGSIVIDDPTALTNIIKESCRVAGARVIISRGWSKLGGNDPSTNSVFYLGDCPHEWLFKRVAAVVHHGGAGTTACGLVNGRPTTIVPFFGDQPFWGSVVASNGAGPSPIAYKSISVDKLSSAIKFCLSPEAQAAANRIATQMREESGVNTAVDSFHRHLPVANLTCDLIPHNAAKWQYIGRSKKGDKGHIRLSNAALKVLLDAKKAKLADFEPLRPKGYLVENERWDPVTAGASSVLGTMTDFTSALGGAFIDPFKDVKRVRPDGTRRSAGTATAVASGKALQGMTTAVVKGSLVDVPLAFAEGFRNTPRLYGEKVADYGPVTDWKSGGTVAAKNFGFGFYEGLTDIVTKPMKGAKEEGALGFFKGVGKGSLNMVAKPGSATFGLLAYPAQGIYKRIQSMKTNKARDAVTAGRVESLSDGEQGATSPDAPQVVKRFQELIG
- a CDS encoding related to Protein urg3, whose amino-acid sequence is MDSDLKYLLSLQAVRDQASKVFESAKQGNLKHFDYDESRMGAVADYVSKVIDRDFGPDKYDTIPPHGRWQHFEVGDVARVDALVKRWSSEDAVDQTEITRRLVDLFFVSVLLDAGAGDVWRFKEPETGQVVVRSEGIAVASLHMFAAGSFSSDSSLKEKVDAKGLIELQDSSFEQHFQVYPENPMVGVSSRVKLLQAVGSNLLKHPAVFGELGRPGNLVDYLTSKASGSKTLDYEQLWFCLQDLLIPSWPGNRTVFNGQPIGDAWPLQLLSEIADSNGDKDPKSKIQPFHKLTQWLAYSLSVIFERQLGFTWKNMHLGTGLPEYRNGGLFVDLGVLKLKPDDLKAGKESSGQELPQFEASDDVIVEWRALTVALLDELHKMLKEKYEPRGVSLSLLQMLEAGSWKSGRLLAAELRPETKCSPILVISDGTLY